In Quercus robur chromosome 10, dhQueRobu3.1, whole genome shotgun sequence, a genomic segment contains:
- the LOC126703736 gene encoding IQ domain-containing protein IQM5-like produces MEKIDPCHRYGHNLHFYYDVWSDSKSTQPFFYWLDVGDGKDLNLERCLRTVLQRQCIAYLGPKEREAYEVIVESGKLLYRQTGMLINTVEGSKWIFVLSTSRPLYVGQKKKGVFQHSSFL; encoded by the exons atggagaaa aTTGATCCATGCCATCGTTATGGACACAATTTACACTTCTACTATGATGTCTGGTCTGATAGCAAGAGCACCCAACCTTTCTTCTACTG GTTGGATGTTGGTGATGGTAAAGACCTAAATCTTGAAAGGTGCCTAAGGACTGTTCTACAACGTCAATGCATCGCGTATCTTGGACCA AAAGAGAGGGAAGCATATGAAGTAATTGTAGAGAGTGGAAAGCTTTTATACAGGCAAACAGGGATGCTTATTAACACAGTTGAGGGTTCTAAGTGGATTTTTGTGCTCAGCACATCAAGGCCTTTGTATGTGGGTCAGAAGAAGAAAGGTGTTTTTCAGCACTCAAGTTTTCTATAG
- the LOC126703737 gene encoding putative disease resistance protein RGA3 codes for MAELVLNVVVEGILVKAMSLASKHIGSVWGFKKELRKLQVSLTKIQAVIHDAEKRQISDESVKSWLLELKDVAYEADNVLDEFGYEILRQKVESQKRKKVRSFFSPSNPIVFPFKMGNKIKSINQSLDRIKTDVALLGLRESLNPIPKISLDQETDSFIDDLEVVGQGDDVLKIVNLLIGANNQRVISVAPIVGMAGLGKTTTTKLVYNHELVKKHFDVKMWVCVSDNFDVKRILREILEILDNNCSGLENKNAILHHLQEKLQGKRYLLILDDVWDEDREKWDSLRSSLLGINQNNGNNILVTTRKDNVAQIMKTSLIHKLEKLSEDECWLIFKEKAFANERIPITPDLEDIGGKIAKRCGGNPLATRVLGGMMRLKEDKSEWLLIQNSKTWDSMEDNNGVFPILKLSFDHLPTPSLKQCFAYCSIFPKDFIIEKKLLVQLWMAEGFLQTPKRSFSVIVDIGNKYFDFLVANSLFQDLERDSYGDITWCKMHDLVHDLALSISEGETLHLEGNLGDDINVSHTRRLSLISDGHTTPAIPLSKDGMGRLRTKELPESIGMLRHLRLLRIKDTYIKVIPNSVSMLYNLQTLVIKGCRLLKELPKDLQNLINLRHIDIDNIMKLPTDIGRLTCLQTLPFFNVGQDIGGQIGELGCLSQLRGELSIYHLGHVRDKEEAKTADLAEKPEVHELEFCWSWQDEREGNNNDEDVLEGLQPHPNLKSLKIVFFEGENFPSWLLGSDNIRGGLLLFDHLLEICLSYCSKCKKLNEMGK; via the coding sequence ATGGCTGAACTTGTCCTCAATGTTGTTGTAGAGGGAATCTTAGTCAAGGCGATGTCACTAGCTAGTAAGCATATCGGTTCTGTGTGGGGTTTCAAGAAGGAGCTACGTAAGCTTCAAGTCTCATTAACCAAGATTCAGGCTGTGATACATGATGCTGAGAAAAGGCAAATAAGTGATGAGTCTGTGAAGAGCTGGCTACTGGAGCTTAAAGATGTAGCTTATGAAGCTGACAATGTCCTAGATGAGTTTGGGTATGAGATTCTTCGTCAAAAGGTGGAGTctcaaaagagaaagaaggtACGCAGCTTCTTTTCACCCTCCAATCCTATTGTATTCCCCTTTAAGATGGGAAACAAGATAAAAAGCATCAACCAATCGTTGGATAGAATTAAGACTGATGTAGCTCTCCTTGGTCTTAGAGAGTCTTTGAACCCAATCCCCAAGATCAGTCTGGATCAGGAAACAGActcttttattgatgatttggAAGTTGTAGGACAAGGAGATGATGTCTTAAAAATTGTCAACTTGTTGATTGGTGCAAATAATCAACGAGTTATCTCGGTTGCTCCTATTGTGGGTATGGCAGGTCTCGGAAAGACAACTACAACAAAACTAGTTTACAATCATGAACTAGTAAAGAAACATTTTGATGTGAAGATGTGGGTATGTGTATCTGAtaattttgatgttaaaagGATTTTAAGAGAGATTCTTGAAATCCTTGACAATAATTGTAGTGggttagaaaataaaaatgctatACTTCACCATCTTCAAGAGAAGTTGCAGGGAAAAAGATATCTTCTCATACTTGATGATGTGTGGGATGAAGATCGTGAGAAATGGGATAGTTTAAGGAGTAGTTTGTTGGGAATTAATcaaaataatggaaataataTTCTCGTAACTACTCGTAAGGACAATGTTGCACAAATCATGAAGACGAGTCTCATACataaattggaaaaactatcagaagaTGAATGTTGGTTAATATTTAAGGAAAAGGCATTTGCAAATGAAAGAATTCCAATAACTCCAGATTTGGAGGATATTGGAGGAAAGATTGCTAAAAGATGTGGAGGGAATCCATTGGCTACAAGAGTTCTGGGAGGAATGATGCGCCTTAAAGAGGATAAAAGTGAATGGTTATTGATTCAAAATAGTAAGACTTGGGATTCGATGGAGGACAATAATGGAGTTTTTCCAATATTAAAGTTAAGCTTTGATCATCTCCCAACACCATCTCTAAAACAATGTTTTGCATATTGTTCAATTTTTCCCAaggattttattattgaaaagaaACTACTAGTTCAACTCTGGATGGCTGAAGGGTTCCTTCAAACACCTAAAAGAAGTTTTTCAGTGATAGTGGATATTGGTAACAAGTATTTTGATTTCTTAGTGGCAAATTCCTTATTTCAAGATCTAGAAAGGGATTCTTATGGTGATATTACTTGGTGCAAGATGCATGATCTTGTGCACGATCTTGCGCTCTCAATTTCAGAAGGGGAAACCTTGCATTTGGAGGGCAATTTGGGGGATGACATTAATGTCTCTCATACTCGACGTTTATCTCTTATATCTGATGGCCATACGACACCTGCAATCCCATTATCTAAAGATGGCATGGGTAGGTTACGCACAAAAGAGTTACCCGAGTCCATCGGTATGTTGAGACATTTAAGGCTTCTTCGCATCAAGGACACCTACATCAAAGTAATACCCAATTCTGTTAGCATGCTTTACAACTTGCAAACTCTAGTAATCAAGGGTTGTCGTCTTCTCAAAGAGCTTCCAAAAGATCTACAAAACTTGATTAACTTGAGACATATTGATATTGACAACATAATGAAATTGCCGACTGATATTGGGCGGTTGACTTGCCTTCAAACACTGCCTTTCTTTAACGTTGGTCAAGACATTGGTGGTCAAATTGGAGAACTAGGATGCTTAAGCCAACTCAGAGGAGAATTGAGTATTTATCATTTAGGGCACGTGAGAGATAAAGAAGAAGCCAAAACTGCAGATTTAGCAGAAAAACCAGAAGTACACGAATTGGAATTCTGTTGGTCTTGGCAGGATGAAAGGGAAGGCAACAACAATGATGAGGATGTACTGGAAGGCCTTCAGCCTCACCCAAATTTGAAAAGCTTAAAGATAGTATTTTTCGAAGGTGAGAATTTCCCTTCATGGCTATTGGGGAGTGATAATATTAGGGGTGGCTTGTTACTTTTTGATCATCTATTGGAGATTTGCTTAAGCTACTGTTCGAAGTGTAAAAAACTGAACGAAATGGGAAAATAG